TAAGTTCCCCTCTTGTTACTTTCCCGATTGCAATTCTTCCTAAGAAAGAAGAGAAGTCCAGAGAAGTAATCTGCATTTGAAGATTTCCTTCAGTTACTTTAGGCTCAGGAACGTATTGTAAAATACCATCTAATAATGGCATAATATCTTCAGTCTGTTCTAATGAAGTGTTGAACCAACCTTGTTTTGAAGATCCATAGAATGTAGGGAAATCCAACTGCTCTTCTGTAGCTTCAAGGTTAAAGAACAAATCAAATACCTTATCATGAACTTCGTCAGGACGACAGTTTGGTTTATCTACTTTATTGATAACCACTAATGGTCTCAATCCTAATTCCAATGCTTTCTGTAGTACGAATCTTGTTTGTGGCATTGGTCCTTCGAACGCATCCACTAACAAAATAACCCCATCAGCCATTTTCAATACTCTCTCTACTTCACCACCAAAATCGGCGTGACCAGGAGTATCAATTACGTTAATTTTTGTGTCTTTATAGGTAACAGAAATATTCTTGGATAAGATCGTGATCCCTCTTTCTCTTTCAAGATCGTTGTTATCCATAATTAACTCCCCACTTTCCTGATTTTCTCTGAAAATATTGGTAGCGTGAATGATCTTGTCAACCAAAGTCGTCTTCCCGTGGTCAACGTGTGCGATAATCGCAATATTTCTAATGTTTTGCATAAAAGATTTTTACGGGTGCAAAAGTAGTGAATTTTAATGAAAAAATATTTACTTATCGAAATATTTAATATTTTGTTTAAATAACTTGTTTACAATACTATAAAAAAAGAGGGTTCAAAAAACACTCTTTAAGTTACTTATATACATAGTTGTACTTCATATGGATCTACAACAGACGGCTCTCCACAGATAATGTCAAATTTTTCACAATTAGTGGAAGCACTTTTCCCCATCCCCATTTTACAATACAGGTATCTGGATCTTTGCATCTAACCATTCCTTTGATATGACCCTCCTGAACGGTTTTCATTTCACTTCTTGAAATTTTCCATGTTTTTTAGTTTTGAATGATAAAAATATAAAAAAAACATGAGCAAAAAGTTTTTTTATGAATATTTAAAACACTATTTCTTAACGCCTTATAAACCGATAAAGGAATACAAGATCTATCAAAACAACAATAATAAATTTCACAAGGAATGACTTTTTTGAAACTTTATGGTTAAAGAGTATCATTGCGGAGGCTGCTCCTACGATTCCTCCCAGGAGAGAAATTCCCAGAAGGGTATTCTCGGAGATCCTCCATTGATGTCGCCTGGCCTGCCACTTATCCAGCCCAAAGACACCAAATGTAATCAGATTAGCAATCAGTAAAAAAAGAATCATTATCAATTAATTTTGCGGCAAAAATAAAGTTTAATTTAAACATGGAAAAGCTCCGGAAGTACAAATCCCGGATGCCGGGAAATATTTATAGTGCTGTCGAAATGAGATTCTTTAAATTTGCAGTTCATAAAAAACAAATCAATGAAAATACAGGATCTGGCAGGAACTTATTCTATTGAAGGAAGCAATCAGGAAGAATCTTCCCACGCTTCTTATCAAGGTATACTTAGTTTGTCCATTGATGAAAACAACCGTATTATTGCCCAGTGGGTTATTGGTGATCACATTCAAAACGGCAGGGGATTTTATAAAGACAATATTTTAGTCATTAACTTCAATTATGAAGGAGACGATCAGAAAATTTATAAAGGTGTTGCCGTATACCGCTGCTTAAGTAAAGATGTCCTGGATGGCTTTTGGTCTGAGAAACATGGCAATCCTTTGTATTTGGGGAGTGAATATTGTGTGAGAGTGCAGAGTACGGAGTTTTTGAATTGATGTAACGGTTATGTTGGGGGATATTAACCTTTCCAAAGTGAACTAAAATGTTTTGGAAATATATGATATTTGGATTCCTACGGAATGACGAAGGCCACCTTTGAATCTCTGCTGATTAAGCAAAAGGGGGTACTTCATTTTTCTTATTGCCTGCACTGTCATCACAACAAAGCTTTACTTCAAAAAACAAAAAGCTGCTTCACAAAGGAAGCAGCCAATAGATTATCTATAAATCTAACAATTATTTTTTAGCTTTTACATCGATTGCGATCTCGATATCTTTGCTGATCATCCATTCTGCAGGATCGGCTTCTGAAGTACCGAATTTAAGTCCCCAATCTGCTCTGTTTACTGTGAATTTAGCCTGAATAGCAGCTGAATTATCTGCTACTTCTACTTTAGCAGGGAAAGTAACGTTCATTGTTTTTCCTGATAAGGTAAGGTTTCCGCTTACTGTTTTATTAGCTCCTGCAACAGCATCTTTCGGAGCATCTTTTAGATCGGTAACGCTTGTGATTTTAAAATCTGAAGTAGGGTTTTTCGCTGCGTCAAAGAAATCAGGATTTTTTAAGTGAGCTTCAAGATCTGCCGGTTTTTTATCTTTCTCTGTTACTGAAGCCGGGTCTACTTTGATAGAATTCATGTCTATTACAAAGTTTCCTGCAGAAACCTGACCTCCGTCAACACTGATGTCTCCTGACTTTACCATAAGAGTTCCCCAACGAGGAGCCATTCCTCCTTTGTGGAATGCTTTCCAGTTTACTACAGATGCTACAGTATCTACCGCTAACACCTCTCCTTTACTTTCTGCCACAGTCTGTTCCTGAGCTGTAGCTGCATTATCTGCAGATTTTTCTTTATTACATGATGCTAAAAGCAATCCTACTCCTACTAATGCAATTACACTAATTTTTTTCATATTATTAAAATGTTTAAAAAAGTTGATTGAAATTTTGTTGTTTTCGGGTACAAAAATATAAAAACCTTATTTCCGGAACCTTAACATACATCAAGAAATGAAATATTATATATTATCTGCATTTGTATATCCATTTGCGATAAACTTCTCTTCTGTATTCAG
This genomic window from Chryseobacterium sp. MEBOG06 contains:
- a CDS encoding DUF1294 domain-containing protein gives rise to the protein MILFLLIANLITFGVFGLDKWQARRHQWRISENTLLGISLLGGIVGAASAMILFNHKVSKKSFLVKFIIVVLIDLVFLYRFIRR
- a CDS encoding YceI family protein, which encodes MKKISVIALVGVGLLLASCNKEKSADNAATAQEQTVAESKGEVLAVDTVASVVNWKAFHKGGMAPRWGTLMVKSGDISVDGGQVSAGNFVIDMNSIKVDPASVTEKDKKPADLEAHLKNPDFFDAAKNPTSDFKITSVTDLKDAPKDAVAGANKTVSGNLTLSGKTMNVTFPAKVEVADNSAAIQAKFTVNRADWGLKFGTSEADPAEWMISKDIEIAIDVKAKK